One Roseomonas sp. OT10 DNA window includes the following coding sequences:
- a CDS encoding portal protein, with amino-acid sequence MTPAEILARHAAALEARRPWEGVWRECYDHVLSATPGAGGPTLYDATAADAAEQLAASLLAELCPPWSRWFGLTPGRELAAGPDGPAAAEVLEQTVEALQGHLDRSAFATELHQAFLDLVVAGTGVVLVEEAPPGEPSALRIQAVPLRECVLEEGPSGRLDMVFRAARLDAPTLAARFPGARLPAAEEGERFQVVEAVWPDAAGYGFAAVLERDGRGTLLARGRFAQPPFIAFRWMKAPGETYGRGPVMKALPDIRTANKVVELVLKNASIAATGIWQADDDGVLNPATVRLVPGAIIPKAPGSAGLTPLAAPGNFDMSQIVLADLRGRIRTALLADRLGRPQDAKMTATEVLERSAETARLLGATYGRLQSELLTPLVGRCLSILRRRGEVPPVVLDGREAQLSYQSPLARVQGRADAANLMLFLQAVAAMGAEAAAQVDLPAAARHLARTLAAPAEVLRPVNAITEE; translated from the coding sequence ATGACGCCCGCCGAGATCCTCGCCCGCCACGCCGCCGCGCTGGAGGCCCGCCGCCCCTGGGAGGGGGTCTGGCGCGAATGCTACGACCACGTCCTCTCCGCCACCCCCGGCGCCGGCGGGCCGACGCTCTACGACGCCACCGCGGCGGATGCGGCGGAACAGCTGGCGGCCTCGCTACTGGCCGAGCTCTGCCCGCCCTGGTCGCGCTGGTTCGGCCTGACCCCCGGCCGCGAGCTGGCCGCGGGCCCGGACGGCCCGGCGGCGGCCGAGGTGCTGGAGCAGACGGTGGAGGCGCTTCAGGGCCATCTCGACCGCTCCGCCTTCGCGACCGAGCTGCACCAGGCCTTCCTCGACCTGGTGGTGGCCGGGACGGGCGTGGTGCTGGTGGAGGAGGCGCCGCCCGGCGAGCCCTCCGCGCTGCGCATCCAGGCGGTGCCGCTGCGCGAATGCGTGCTGGAGGAAGGGCCCTCCGGCCGGCTGGACATGGTGTTCCGCGCTGCCCGCCTCGATGCGCCGACACTCGCCGCGCGCTTCCCCGGCGCCCGCCTGCCGGCCGCGGAGGAGGGCGAGCGCTTCCAGGTGGTCGAGGCGGTCTGGCCCGACGCCGCCGGCTATGGCTTCGCCGCCGTGCTGGAGCGGGACGGGCGCGGCACCCTGCTGGCGCGCGGCCGCTTCGCCCAGCCGCCCTTCATCGCCTTCCGCTGGATGAAGGCGCCCGGCGAGACCTATGGCCGCGGCCCGGTGATGAAGGCACTGCCGGACATCCGCACCGCCAACAAGGTGGTGGAGCTGGTGCTGAAGAACGCCTCGATCGCCGCGACCGGCATCTGGCAGGCCGATGACGACGGGGTGCTGAACCCCGCCACGGTGCGGCTGGTGCCCGGGGCGATCATCCCCAAGGCGCCGGGCTCGGCCGGCCTCACGCCGCTGGCGGCGCCCGGCAACTTCGACATGTCGCAGATCGTGCTCGCCGACCTGCGCGGGCGCATCCGCACCGCGCTGCTCGCCGACCGGCTGGGCCGGCCGCAGGACGCGAAGATGACGGCGACGGAGGTGCTGGAGCGCAGCGCGGAGACCGCGCGCCTGCTCGGCGCCACCTATGGCCGCTTGCAGTCGGAGCTGCTGACGCCGCTGGTCGGGCGCTGCCTGTCCATCCTGCGCCGCCGCGGCGAGGTGCCGCCGGTGGTGCTGGACGGGCGCGAGGCGCAGCTCTCCTACCAGTCGCCGCTGGCGCGGGTGCAAGGGCGCGCCGACGCCGCGAACCTGATGCTGTTCCTGCAAGCCGTTGCCGCCATGGGGGCGGAAGCGGCCGCACAGGTCGACCTGCCCGCCGCTGCCCGCCATCTGGCCCGCACCCTCGCCGCCCCAGCCGAGGTGCTGCGGCCCGTCAACGCCATCACCGAGGAGTGA
- a CDS encoding capsid assembly protein — translation MSESLLDAAQETGGEEAPPAGARPPGIPEKFWDAETGTLRVEALLKSYRELERKLSQRGGFAPPGPDSPEEERIAFLRAMGVPEAPEGYEIASKHALCGADPEVNAKLHAAGFTPAQAQLVYDLAAERLLPIVAEAAAGYEAQRQLDRLRERFGGEERFARVAQQIAAWGKANLPAEVFAALSTTAEGVMALHGMMQKAEPSMARSAEAPEPDDEAGLRRMMRDPRYWRTREPEFVKRVTEGFRRLTGG, via the coding sequence ATGTCCGAGAGCCTGCTGGACGCCGCCCAGGAGACGGGCGGAGAGGAGGCGCCGCCCGCCGGTGCCCGCCCCCCCGGGATCCCCGAGAAGTTCTGGGATGCCGAGACGGGCACGCTGCGGGTGGAGGCGCTGCTGAAGTCGTATCGCGAGCTGGAGCGCAAGCTGTCCCAGCGCGGCGGCTTCGCGCCGCCCGGCCCCGACAGCCCGGAGGAGGAGCGGATCGCCTTCCTCCGCGCCATGGGGGTGCCCGAGGCGCCGGAGGGCTATGAGATCGCCTCGAAGCATGCGCTCTGCGGCGCCGACCCCGAGGTGAACGCGAAGCTGCACGCGGCGGGCTTCACCCCCGCCCAGGCGCAGCTCGTCTACGACCTGGCGGCGGAGCGGCTGCTGCCGATCGTGGCCGAGGCCGCCGCGGGCTACGAGGCGCAGCGCCAGCTCGACCGCCTGCGCGAGCGGTTCGGCGGCGAGGAGCGCTTCGCCCGCGTCGCGCAGCAGATCGCCGCCTGGGGCAAGGCCAACCTGCCGGCCGAGGTCTTCGCCGCCCTCTCCACCACCGCCGAGGGGGTGATGGCCCTGCACGGCATGATGCAGAAGGCCGAGCCGTCCATGGCCCGCAGCGCGGAGGCGCCGGAGCCGGACGACGAAGCCGGGCTGCGCCGGATGATGCGCGACCCGCGCTACTGGCGGACGCGCGAGCCGGAATTCGTGAAGCGCGTGACCGAGGGATTCCGCCGCCTCACGGGCGGTTGA
- a CDS encoding phage capsid protein: MPGQIDVAFIKQFEAEVHEAYQRQGSKLRPTVRSKTGVKGSSTVFPRIGTGVAAAKVRAGMVPVMNLDHSNAECFLQDYYAGEWIDRLDEIKVAIDERAVVANAGAYALGRKTDELIIAALNTATQEAVGTGTGQTDNDGLTLAKVLLAFEMLGLADVPDDGQRFAIVGWKQWSQLLQIQEFANANYVGDADLPWKGTQAKKWLGATWMPHSGLTKTGSLRDCYFYHRTAIGHAVAQEVATDITWHGDRAAHFVNNMMSQGAVLIDPNGVVRMRAKE; the protein is encoded by the coding sequence GTGCCCGGACAGATCGACGTCGCCTTCATCAAGCAGTTCGAGGCCGAGGTGCATGAGGCCTACCAGCGCCAGGGCAGCAAGCTGCGCCCCACCGTGCGCTCCAAGACGGGCGTGAAGGGCTCCTCCACCGTCTTCCCGCGCATCGGCACCGGAGTGGCGGCGGCCAAGGTGCGCGCCGGCATGGTGCCGGTGATGAACCTGGACCATAGCAATGCCGAGTGCTTCCTGCAGGACTACTACGCCGGCGAGTGGATCGACCGGCTGGACGAGATCAAGGTCGCGATCGACGAGCGCGCCGTGGTCGCCAATGCCGGCGCCTATGCGCTGGGCCGCAAGACGGACGAGCTGATCATCGCCGCGCTGAACACCGCGACTCAGGAGGCGGTGGGCACGGGCACCGGCCAGACCGACAATGACGGGCTGACGCTGGCGAAGGTCCTCCTCGCCTTCGAGATGCTCGGCCTGGCGGACGTGCCGGATGACGGCCAGCGCTTCGCCATCGTCGGCTGGAAGCAGTGGTCGCAGCTGCTCCAGATCCAGGAGTTCGCCAACGCCAACTACGTCGGCGACGCCGACCTGCCCTGGAAGGGCACCCAGGCGAAGAAGTGGCTCGGCGCGACCTGGATGCCGCATTCCGGCCTGACCAAGACCGGCAGCCTGCGCGACTGCTACTTCTACCACCGCACCGCCATCGGCCACGCCGTGGCCCAGGAAGTCGCGACCGACATCACCTGGCACGGCGACCGCGCCGCCCACTTCGTGAACAACATGATGAGCCAGGGCGCCGTGCTGATCGACCCGAACGGCGTCGTGCGGATGCGCGCGAAGGAATAA